Proteins from a single region of Pseudopedobacter saltans DSM 12145:
- the mnmA gene encoding tRNA 2-thiouridine(34) synthase MnmA: MSKHGRILVAMSGGVDSSVAAVMLHEQGYEVIGLTMKTWDYASSGANSKETGCCSLDSINDARSLAVGYGFPHYILDIRNEFGDYVIDNFVDEYLAGRTPNPCVLCNTHIKWEALLKRADKLDCEFIATGHYANIRQQDNGRYVISKGRDENKDQSYVLWGVSQENLARTKFPLGSFTKAEIRQMAFDMGQEDLAKKSESYEICFVPDNDYRSFLKHRVPELEADVAGGDFVLVDGTKVGKHQGYPFYTIGQRKGLGIALGKPMFVTQILPESNTVVLGEEADLQRREATVRNLNLIKYASINEPLEAITKIRYKDPGTLSHIHQEGDIMKVNFHHSVTGIAPGQSAVFYEGNDLLGGGFLM, translated from the coding sequence ATGAGTAAACACGGAAGAATATTGGTTGCCATGAGCGGTGGTGTAGATAGTTCGGTAGCTGCAGTAATGTTACACGAGCAGGGATACGAAGTGATTGGGTTAACCATGAAGACCTGGGACTATGCCTCTTCCGGTGCAAACTCTAAAGAAACAGGCTGTTGCAGCTTAGATTCTATTAACGACGCCCGTTCGCTGGCCGTAGGTTATGGATTTCCTCATTACATACTGGATATACGCAATGAATTTGGCGATTATGTAATCGATAATTTTGTAGACGAGTATTTAGCGGGCAGAACACCTAATCCTTGTGTACTTTGTAATACCCATATAAAATGGGAAGCCTTGTTAAAAAGAGCAGATAAATTAGACTGTGAGTTTATAGCCACAGGGCACTATGCCAATATCAGACAACAGGATAATGGTAGATACGTTATTTCTAAAGGAAGGGATGAGAATAAAGACCAGTCTTATGTACTTTGGGGTGTTTCGCAGGAAAATCTTGCCCGTACAAAATTTCCTTTAGGTTCTTTTACCAAGGCAGAAATCAGACAAATGGCTTTTGATATGGGACAAGAAGATCTGGCTAAAAAAAGTGAAAGCTATGAAATTTGTTTTGTGCCTGATAATGATTACCGTTCATTTTTAAAACATCGTGTACCGGAATTGGAAGCCGATGTAGCGGGTGGCGATTTTGTATTGGTTGACGGAACAAAAGTTGGTAAACATCAGGGCTATCCATTTTATACCATTGGACAAAGAAAAGGTTTGGGAATTGCTTTGGGTAAGCCAATGTTTGTTACACAGATATTACCGGAAAGCAATACCGTGGTATTAGGCGAAGAAGCTGATTTACAAAGAAGAGAAGCAACGGTAAGAAATCTGAATTTAATTAAATACGCTTCCATTAATGAACCTTTGGAAGCTATAACTAAAATCAGATACAAAGATCCTGGCACTTTAAGCCATATTCATCAGGAAGGTGATATCATGAAAGTGAATTTTCATCATTCTGTTACTGGTATCGCTCCAGGTCAATCTGCAGTTTTCTATGAAGGGAATGATCTATTAGGTGGTGGATTTTTGATGTAA
- the topA gene encoding type I DNA topoisomerase, producing the protein MAKNLLIVESPAKAKTIEGYLGKDFLVKSSYGHIRDLRKDDGAIEVDNNFKQHYEIPADKKQVVAELKKLAKSAETVWLASDEDREGEAIAWHLYESLGLKENQTKRIVFHEITKPAITKAIENPRTIDYNLVNAQQARRVLDRLVGFELSPVLWKKVKPSLSAGRVQSVAVRLIVEREREINLFNAESAYKIIAIFSTGKGKEIFKAELSQRYAEQKEAEKFLEDCKSALYKINDLDIRPTKRTPAPPFTTSTLQQEAGRKLGFSVSRTMSIAQRLYETGKITYMRTDSVNLSETALNASEIEINSAYGSKYHHKRIFKTKSAGAQEAHEAIRPTHFEWHTIEGDASEKRLYELIWKRAIASQMSEAQFEKTTARIGISTRKEELVANGEVLKFDGFLKVYLESEDEESDSHLDDKTDNGILPPLNIGQELILNEMTALERFTRPAARYSEASLVKKLEELGIGRPSTYAPTISTIQNRGYVVKEDRDGRSRTYKTFTLKDGEVKSIVKSEITGTEKGKLFPTDIGAVVNDFLVEHFKGIVDYNFTATVEKQFDEIANGLKEWTDMLKKFYQPFHSEVEDTLKNADRATGERLLGLDPESGKNVYTKVGRFGPMVQIGEMDEEDKPRYASLLKSQSVETISLEEALNLFQLPFQLSDYKDKEVSVGVGRFGPYVKWGDTFISLPKNEDPLTVTNERAIEIIEEKISIDAPVAEYQGHPVSKGKGRFGPFLKWKDLFINVPVRYNFDKLSQSDINELISAKIEKEANRYIQQWETEKIAIENGRWGPFIRFGKQMLKLGKNPTTGQKYTAEELSTVSLEDVKKLIVEQVPDAFDAKAKKTGRKTTKK; encoded by the coding sequence ATGGCAAAAAACTTACTCATTGTTGAGTCCCCTGCGAAAGCAAAAACGATTGAAGGTTATTTAGGAAAGGATTTTTTAGTTAAATCTAGCTATGGGCACATACGTGACCTTAGAAAAGACGATGGTGCTATAGAAGTAGACAATAATTTCAAGCAGCATTATGAAATACCTGCAGATAAAAAACAGGTAGTAGCTGAGCTAAAAAAACTGGCTAAAAGCGCTGAAACCGTATGGTTAGCTTCCGATGAGGACCGCGAGGGAGAAGCTATTGCCTGGCATTTATACGAATCTTTGGGACTAAAAGAGAACCAAACCAAAAGGATTGTTTTTCACGAGATCACTAAACCTGCCATTACAAAAGCAATTGAAAATCCGCGGACAATAGATTATAACCTTGTTAATGCGCAACAAGCGAGACGCGTATTAGACAGATTGGTTGGTTTTGAGCTTTCTCCGGTACTTTGGAAGAAGGTTAAGCCTTCCCTATCGGCAGGCCGTGTTCAGTCTGTGGCGGTACGCTTAATTGTTGAGAGAGAACGTGAAATTAACCTTTTCAATGCGGAATCGGCTTATAAGATAATAGCGATATTCAGTACTGGAAAAGGTAAAGAAATATTTAAAGCAGAACTCTCCCAAAGATATGCCGAACAAAAAGAAGCAGAAAAGTTTCTTGAAGATTGTAAATCAGCATTGTATAAAATCAATGATCTGGATATAAGACCTACCAAAAGAACCCCTGCTCCTCCTTTTACCACTTCTACATTACAACAGGAAGCTGGTAGAAAGTTAGGCTTCTCGGTTTCCAGAACGATGTCTATTGCGCAGAGATTGTACGAAACGGGAAAGATTACCTACATGAGGACCGACTCGGTGAATCTTTCTGAAACTGCTTTAAATGCATCTGAAATAGAAATTAATAGCGCTTACGGTAGTAAATATCATCACAAACGAATATTTAAAACTAAATCCGCCGGTGCACAGGAAGCCCACGAAGCTATCAGACCTACTCATTTTGAGTGGCATACGATTGAAGGTGATGCTTCTGAAAAAAGATTGTACGAACTAATTTGGAAGAGAGCCATTGCCTCGCAAATGAGTGAAGCTCAATTTGAAAAAACAACAGCCAGAATTGGTATATCTACAAGAAAAGAAGAATTAGTGGCGAATGGAGAAGTACTTAAATTCGACGGATTTTTGAAAGTTTATCTTGAATCTGAAGACGAAGAAAGTGATTCTCATTTAGATGATAAAACAGACAATGGTATTCTTCCGCCTTTAAATATAGGCCAGGAGCTTATTTTAAATGAAATGACTGCTTTGGAAAGGTTTACCAGACCCGCAGCCAGATACAGTGAGGCGTCTTTGGTGAAAAAATTAGAAGAGTTAGGAATAGGAAGACCATCAACCTACGCCCCTACTATATCCACAATCCAAAACAGGGGATATGTGGTGAAAGAAGATAGAGATGGCCGTAGCAGAACTTATAAGACTTTCACTCTAAAAGATGGCGAAGTGAAATCGATAGTAAAAAGTGAAATTACCGGTACAGAAAAAGGCAAACTTTTCCCAACGGATATTGGAGCGGTTGTAAACGACTTTTTAGTAGAGCACTTTAAAGGTATTGTAGATTACAACTTTACAGCTACAGTAGAAAAGCAATTTGATGAAATTGCAAATGGTTTGAAAGAGTGGACTGATATGTTAAAGAAATTCTATCAACCTTTCCATTCTGAAGTTGAAGACACCTTAAAAAATGCAGACAGAGCTACCGGAGAAAGACTTTTAGGTCTGGATCCGGAGTCCGGTAAGAATGTTTATACAAAAGTAGGCAGATTTGGACCTATGGTTCAAATAGGTGAAATGGACGAAGAAGATAAGCCAAGATATGCCAGCTTGTTAAAATCACAGTCAGTTGAGACCATCAGTTTAGAAGAAGCGCTTAATCTTTTTCAGCTTCCTTTCCAATTGAGTGATTATAAAGACAAAGAAGTTTCTGTAGGTGTGGGCAGATTTGGTCCTTATGTAAAATGGGGCGATACTTTTATTTCTTTGCCTAAAAATGAAGATCCGTTAACAGTTACCAATGAGCGTGCAATAGAAATTATTGAAGAAAAAATTAGTATCGACGCTCCTGTTGCTGAATATCAAGGCCATCCGGTATCTAAAGGTAAAGGCAGATTTGGACCTTTCTTAAAATGGAAAGATCTTTTTATCAATGTTCCGGTAAGATATAATTTTGACAAATTGAGCCAATCAGATATCAATGAGTTGATTTCTGCAAAAATAGAGAAAGAAGCTAACCGATATATACAACAGTGGGAAACTGAAAAAATTGCTATTGAAAATGGCAGATGGGGGCCTTTTATACGTTTTGGTAAACAGATGCTAAAATTAGGTAAAAATCCGACCACCGGACAGAAATATACAGCAGAAGAACTTTCTACTGTTTCTTTAGAAGATGTAAAGAAACTTATAGTTGAACAAGTTCCAGATGCTTTTGACGCAAAAGCAAAGAAGACAGGTAGAAAAACAACCAAGAAATAA
- a CDS encoding PadR family transcriptional regulator: MIAENTQTQMRKGILEYCVLLIISRGEIYASDIITELKQARLLVVEGTLYPLLTRLKNNGLLSYNWVESTSGPPRKYYSLTDDGKQILTLLDKTWQELVFAINTSKQETDNRTEN, from the coding sequence ATGATAGCAGAAAATACACAAACGCAAATGCGAAAAGGCATACTAGAATATTGTGTGCTGTTGATTATTTCCAGAGGAGAAATCTATGCATCTGATATAATTACAGAACTAAAGCAAGCCCGTTTACTGGTGGTGGAAGGTACGCTTTATCCGCTGCTTACCCGTTTGAAAAACAATGGACTTTTAAGTTATAACTGGGTAGAATCGACATCAGGTCCTCCAAGAAAATATTATTCGCTTACTGATGATGGTAAGCAGATATTAACTCTGCTGGATAAAACATGGCAAGAATTGGTGTTTGCTATCAATACATCAAAACAAGAAACCGATAATAGAACCGAAAATTAG
- a CDS encoding SRPBCC family protein, with the protein MFNNENKEIRISKTLNFPLPLVWEAWTNPEYLVNWWGPKGFTSTIQQMDLKEGGEWKLVLHGPDGTDYTNRSIFKEVIPLKKIVFEHFNPHFITTVVFESLNDKTVMDWRMLFDSEEMRNIVVTAHKAEDGQKENVEKLEHYLREKIKEIEDL; encoded by the coding sequence CAAAACCCTGAATTTTCCACTACCTCTGGTTTGGGAGGCCTGGACAAATCCAGAATATCTCGTAAACTGGTGGGGACCGAAAGGTTTTACAAGCACCATTCAGCAAATGGATCTTAAAGAAGGAGGCGAATGGAAATTGGTTTTGCATGGTCCAGACGGTACAGATTATACAAACAGGAGCATATTTAAAGAAGTTATTCCTTTAAAAAAGATAGTATTCGAACATTTTAATCCACATTTTATTACCACAGTAGTCTTTGAATCGCTAAACGACAAGACCGTAATGGACTGGCGGATGTTATTTGATTCTGAAGAAATGCGGAATATTGTAGTGACGGCTCATAAAGCAGAGGATGGTCAAAAAGAAAATGTAGAAAAATTGGAACATTACCTCCGGGAAAAAATTAAAGAAATAGAAGATCTCTAA
- a CDS encoding PspC domain-containing protein, translating to MNKTIIINIGNTILHIEEEAFEILTSYLNEIKQHFTKNADDFEIVKDIENRIAEMFAEILSKKQNQVIEVSDVRDVMTQMGSVKDFNDETEEESPLQSPSDYFSGKKKLYRDVYEGIFAGVCSGLSHYFNIEVRWMRLLFFLLSFAGGIGILVYLILWIAMPSAVTRSERMEMKGEATNLYGYKRSFEEELAVIRANMKSAGEQFGPLAQSSSNLVSHLFTTITRLVTTIARLLGKAIAWFIIIFGICALLALIIGLGALIGFWNDSFYNDFPFNIINTPFKAEIVLSVFISIFIPFLALVLFAIKTINQHLQINKYIWFSLLVVWLFGTATLSYNIARIVSEFKEEAELAQKTDLKNFSIYVFNVNPGMVFSHEDSLNLKIKDYASGSNIVIDNREPGAFKNPRNVRIRFEKSDDNKASITKSYKANGKTFSNALENAQNIEYQYSITDSIINLNPGAILKKQAVWRDQNVLLTVRVPIGTKININNNLYKYLAFYHYCAHDNDRHTNYITWTMTEEGLKCQSDIDIAEENNANQ from the coding sequence ATGAACAAAACGATAATTATAAATATAGGAAATACGATTCTTCACATTGAAGAAGAAGCTTTTGAAATTCTCACCAGTTATCTGAACGAGATTAAGCAACATTTCACAAAAAATGCAGATGATTTTGAAATTGTCAAAGATATTGAGAACAGAATAGCTGAAATGTTTGCAGAAATTTTGAGTAAAAAACAAAACCAAGTAATTGAAGTCAGTGATGTGCGTGATGTAATGACTCAAATGGGCAGTGTTAAGGATTTTAATGACGAAACAGAAGAAGAAAGCCCTCTGCAATCACCATCCGATTATTTTTCCGGTAAGAAAAAATTGTATCGAGATGTTTATGAAGGCATATTTGCAGGCGTTTGTAGTGGTTTAAGTCATTATTTCAATATCGAGGTTCGCTGGATGAGGCTTCTGTTCTTTCTATTATCCTTTGCGGGTGGAATTGGTATTTTAGTTTACCTGATTCTTTGGATCGCTATGCCAAGTGCCGTTACCCGTTCTGAACGAATGGAAATGAAAGGTGAAGCTACTAATCTATATGGATATAAGCGATCTTTTGAAGAGGAACTGGCTGTTATAAGAGCAAATATGAAATCTGCCGGAGAACAATTTGGACCTCTTGCTCAAAGTTCCAGCAATCTTGTCTCTCACTTATTCACGACCATAACAAGACTGGTAACCACTATCGCAAGATTACTGGGAAAAGCCATTGCCTGGTTTATCATCATTTTTGGTATTTGTGCATTATTAGCCCTGATTATTGGTTTAGGTGCTTTAATTGGTTTTTGGAATGACAGTTTTTATAATGATTTTCCTTTTAATATTATCAATACACCATTTAAAGCCGAGATTGTATTGAGTGTTTTTATCAGTATTTTTATTCCATTTCTTGCTTTAGTTTTATTTGCGATTAAGACTATCAACCAACACCTTCAAATCAATAAATATATATGGTTTTCTTTATTGGTGGTATGGCTATTTGGAACAGCTACGTTGAGCTACAATATTGCCAGAATAGTATCTGAGTTTAAAGAAGAAGCAGAGTTAGCACAAAAAACCGATCTTAAGAATTTTTCCATCTATGTTTTCAATGTAAATCCTGGAATGGTATTTTCTCACGAAGACAGTCTAAACCTCAAAATCAAAGATTACGCGTCTGGCTCAAACATAGTTATTGACAATAGAGAGCCTGGTGCCTTCAAAAACCCAAGAAATGTAAGAATCAGATTTGAAAAAAGTGATGACAATAAAGCAAGCATTACCAAATCTTACAAAGCAAATGGAAAAACTTTCAGTAATGCTTTGGAAAATGCACAGAATATTGAGTACCAATATTCGATTACAGATTCTATAATCAATTTAAATCCCGGAGCTATTTTAAAGAAACAGGCAGTATGGCGTGATCAGAATGTTTTACTAACCGTCCGGGTTCCTATAGGAACAAAAATCAACATCAATAATAATCTATACAAATATTTGGCATTCTATCATTACTGCGCCCATGACAACGACAGGCATACTAATTATATAACATGGACTATGACCGAAGAAGGTTTAAAATGTCAATCTGATATAGATATCGCTGAAGAAAATAACGCAAATCAGTAG
- a CDS encoding NAD-dependent succinate-semialdehyde dehydrogenase, which translates to MSLKSINPYTGKLIRSYPEYTQKKIDAIINATHQDWQKLKLTSFKERSVWMNNIAKALITEKEALGKLMVDEIGKPVKDAIAEIEKCASVCEYYATHAEGFLEDELIETEAQKSYVSFQPIGIVLAIMPWNFPFWQVFRFVAPALMAGNAGILKHASNTSACALAIERIVKQSGFPENSFNAIIISSSKLEETIKNPLIKAVTLTGSTGAGKKVAALAGGLIKKTVLELGGSDPYIVLKDADLQMAAETCVNSRLINNGQSCIAAKRFIVEQSVAKEFIKLFKAKMEAKKFGDPADTNFHLGTMARTDLRDDLHKQVLSAINQGAKCILGGYLPEGKAAFYPPTILTNVKKGNIAYNEEIFGPVAAIIIAKNEDDAIAIANDTSFGLGGAIFTKNIKKGETIARERLQAGSCFVNSFVKSDPRLPFGGINESGYGRELSLYGIKEFVNIKTVYIK; encoded by the coding sequence ATGTCTTTAAAAAGCATCAATCCATATACAGGAAAGTTGATTAGAAGCTATCCGGAATATACCCAAAAAAAGATAGACGCTATTATCAATGCGACCCATCAGGATTGGCAAAAGCTAAAACTTACGAGTTTTAAAGAACGCTCTGTTTGGATGAATAATATCGCCAAAGCCCTAATAACAGAAAAGGAAGCTTTGGGAAAGCTTATGGTAGACGAAATAGGGAAGCCCGTAAAAGATGCCATTGCCGAAATAGAAAAATGTGCCAGTGTATGTGAATACTATGCAACCCATGCTGAAGGATTTCTAGAAGACGAACTGATAGAAACAGAAGCACAGAAAAGCTATGTGAGCTTTCAACCCATTGGGATTGTATTGGCGATTATGCCATGGAACTTTCCTTTCTGGCAGGTTTTTAGATTTGTGGCTCCAGCACTGATGGCGGGTAATGCCGGTATTTTAAAACATGCCTCAAACACAAGCGCTTGTGCTTTGGCAATAGAACGAATTGTTAAGCAATCCGGGTTTCCGGAGAACAGTTTTAATGCTATTATTATTTCAAGTTCTAAGTTAGAAGAAACCATTAAAAACCCTTTAATTAAAGCAGTTACTTTAACAGGAAGTACTGGCGCGGGTAAGAAAGTTGCTGCTCTTGCAGGCGGTTTAATCAAAAAGACTGTTTTGGAATTAGGTGGGTCAGATCCTTATATTGTTCTTAAAGATGCTGATTTGCAAATGGCTGCTGAAACCTGTGTAAATTCCAGATTGATTAATAACGGGCAAAGCTGCATAGCAGCAAAAAGGTTTATAGTAGAACAAAGTGTGGCTAAAGAATTCATTAAGTTATTTAAAGCCAAAATGGAAGCGAAAAAATTTGGCGATCCTGCCGATACCAATTTTCATCTGGGTACTATGGCCCGAACAGATTTAAGAGACGATTTACATAAGCAAGTATTATCAGCTATTAATCAGGGAGCTAAATGTATATTAGGAGGCTATTTACCTGAAGGCAAAGCAGCCTTCTACCCTCCTACTATTTTAACTAATGTAAAGAAAGGAAACATTGCGTATAACGAAGAGATCTTTGGCCCGGTAGCTGCAATTATTATCGCCAAAAACGAAGATGATGCGATAGCTATAGCGAACGATACCAGTTTTGGTTTAGGTGGTGCAATTTTCACGAAAAACATCAAAAAAGGAGAAACTATCGCTCGAGAGAGATTACAAGCAGGCTCATGTTTTGTAAACAGCTTTGTCAAATCTGATCCGAGATTGCCTTTTGGAGGGATTAACGAATCTGGCTACGGCAGGGAATTGAGCTTATATGGCATTAAAGAATTTGTTAATATCAAAACTGTATATATCAAATAG